The Winogradskyella schleiferi genome has a window encoding:
- a CDS encoding DUF4252 domain-containing protein: MIQSIKKSIVVLFLVAAFTSCNQGPTLQTYYVDNELKPGFASFDVPTSFVNVENIDMTKEQKEAYNSVDKLNVLTYMKEDTEAEDYTLELEKVKSILKDPKYEELMRGGNSTDGKFVIKYLGDIDNIDELIIFGNANNKGFMIARILGDDMNASKLMSLSSVLQNAKFEDTNLNGLTDFFK, translated from the coding sequence ATGATACAATCAATCAAAAAATCAATAGTAGTGTTGTTTTTGGTTGCCGCTTTTACCAGCTGCAACCAAGGACCAACATTGCAAACCTATTATGTAGACAACGAGTTAAAACCTGGTTTTGCTTCGTTTGATGTCCCAACCAGTTTTGTTAATGTTGAAAACATTGATATGACTAAAGAACAGAAAGAAGCTTATAATTCTGTTGATAAGTTGAATGTACTCACTTATATGAAAGAAGATACAGAAGCTGAAGACTATACGCTAGAACTAGAAAAGGTAAAATCCATTCTAAAAGATCCTAAATACGAAGAGCTAATGCGTGGAGGCAACTCTACCGATGGAAAATTTGTCATTAAATATTTAGGTGATATAGACAATATTGATGAACTCATCATTTTTGGAAATGCCAACAATAAAGGCTTTATGATCGCAAGAATTTTAGGAGATGATATGAATGCTAGTAAATTAATGTCGTTAAGTTCTGTATTACAAAATGCAAAATTTGAAGATACCAATCTTAATGGCCTTACAGATTTTTTTAAATAA
- the purB gene encoding adenylosuccinate lyase, whose protein sequence is MALSPLNAISPIDGRYRSKVEKLKDYFSEEALIKYRVLVEIEYFIALCELPLPQLESVSSSVFEDLRAIYKNFTAVDASAIKEIEKVTNHDVKAVEYFIKEKFDALELSAYKEFIHFGLTSQDINNTAIPLSIKEAMNDVYVPEYVSLLEKIQGLAKDWADIPMLARTHGQPASPTRLGKEIEVFAVRLKEQFNLLNNVPGAAKFGGATGNFNAHKVAYPNIDWKAFGTTFVQEKLGLQHSFPTTQIEHYDHAAALFDALKRINTIIIDLDRDIWTYVSMDYFKQKIKAGEVGSSAMPHKVNPIDFENSEGNLGIANAIFEHLSAKLPISRLQRDLTDSTVLRNVGVPFGHTIIGFKSTVKGLGKLLLNKPKFAQDLENNWAVVAEAIQTILRRESYPNPYEALKGLTRTNQAITQSSISDFIDTLEVSEAIKSELKKITPSNYTGI, encoded by the coding sequence ATGGCACTTTCTCCTCTTAATGCAATTTCACCAATTGATGGTAGATATCGATCTAAAGTCGAAAAATTAAAAGATTATTTTTCGGAAGAAGCACTGATTAAATATCGTGTGTTGGTAGAAATTGAATACTTTATTGCATTGTGTGAATTGCCATTGCCACAATTAGAATCTGTTTCAAGTTCTGTTTTTGAAGATTTAAGAGCGATTTACAAAAACTTTACAGCTGTAGATGCTTCTGCAATAAAAGAGATTGAAAAAGTAACCAATCACGATGTAAAAGCTGTTGAATACTTCATTAAAGAGAAATTTGATGCTTTAGAGTTATCAGCCTATAAAGAGTTTATCCACTTTGGATTGACCTCACAAGACATTAATAATACGGCAATTCCTTTAAGTATTAAGGAAGCGATGAACGATGTTTACGTGCCTGAATATGTATCACTTTTAGAAAAAATTCAAGGCTTGGCAAAAGATTGGGCAGATATCCCAATGTTAGCGAGAACACATGGACAACCAGCATCGCCAACGCGTTTAGGAAAAGAAATTGAAGTTTTTGCAGTAAGATTAAAGGAACAATTCAATTTATTGAATAATGTACCAGGTGCTGCAAAATTTGGTGGTGCAACAGGAAATTTTAATGCCCATAAAGTAGCTTATCCTAATATTGATTGGAAAGCATTTGGAACAACATTCGTTCAAGAAAAATTAGGTTTACAACATTCGTTTCCGACCACGCAAATAGAACATTACGATCATGCAGCTGCTTTGTTTGATGCTTTAAAGCGCATCAATACCATTATCATTGATTTGGATAGGGACATTTGGACCTATGTATCTATGGATTATTTCAAGCAAAAAATAAAAGCAGGCGAGGTTGGTAGTTCTGCCATGCCACACAAAGTAAATCCTATTGATTTTGAAAATAGTGAAGGGAATTTAGGTATTGCCAATGCTATTTTTGAGCATCTGTCTGCTAAATTACCAATTTCTAGATTGCAACGTGATTTAACCGATAGTACCGTTTTAAGAAATGTTGGTGTACCGTTTGGGCATACGATTATTGGCTTTAAATCTACTGTAAAAGGTTTGGGCAAATTACTGTTGAATAAACCAAAATTCGCTCAAGACTTAGAGAATAATTGGGCTGTAGTTGCAGAAGCGATCCAAACCATTTTAAGACGTGAAAGTTATCCAAACCCATATGAAGCTTTAAAAGGATTGACAAGAACCAACCAAGCAATTACCCAAAGTTCCATTTCAGATTTTATTGATACCTTAGAGGTTTCTGAAGCTATTAAATCTGAATTAAAAAAGATTACACCTAGTAATTATACGGGTATCTAA
- a CDS encoding tetratricopeptide repeat protein, with protein MKSHLNIILASIILVVLAYFTFNKPAEATPPKAPKLAMNFVKCTSTKFLLEDVDTTKQISPLFKNLGNLHFSISTENERAQAFFDQGLKLSYAFNHAEAHRSFMEASRLDPNSAMAYWGQAFTLGPNINDPLPPEERKIKINEAITKAQQLASKASLKEQVLIEALSNRYSNDLTADIPKLNMMYMHAMTKAAAQFPEDANIQILYAASVMNTVPWNYWDKDGNPSPNIKVAKAALEKAMLLEPENPGGHHYYIHMVELPYPDIGVKSADKLASLMPGAGHIVHMPSHIYIRVGRYKDAVITNQKAILADEDYISQCFAQGLYPLGYYPHNIHFLWSSASLLGASDVAIDAAKKTAEKVPVGEFIEMPFLQDFAATPLLAYTRFGKWNEILTIPAPKSEIKHLNLMRHYARGIAFIRKGNIKEAQEELDAIVVLKNDPELETLIATANNASIHSANIAYEVVAGELEALKGNIPKAIEHLENAVVFEDDLTYTEPAAWHIPTRQNLGAILLKAKKYDDAEKVYEEDLNILRQNGWSLIGLYKTLKAQGKNDEADIIKKEFDIAWKDSDIKIDNSVL; from the coding sequence ATGAAATCGCATTTGAATATTATTTTAGCAAGTATTATTTTAGTTGTTTTGGCTTATTTCACTTTTAATAAACCGGCAGAAGCAACGCCACCAAAAGCGCCTAAATTAGCAATGAATTTTGTAAAATGTACATCAACAAAATTCTTATTAGAAGATGTAGATACCACAAAACAGATTTCGCCACTATTTAAAAATCTAGGAAATCTGCATTTTTCAATTAGTACGGAAAACGAAAGAGCTCAAGCATTTTTTGACCAAGGATTAAAATTATCATACGCTTTTAACCATGCCGAAGCACATCGTTCGTTTATGGAAGCATCGCGATTAGATCCAAATTCCGCTATGGCATATTGGGGACAAGCATTTACACTCGGACCAAATATTAACGATCCTCTTCCACCAGAAGAGCGTAAAATAAAAATCAACGAAGCCATTACAAAGGCTCAACAACTGGCCTCAAAAGCAAGTTTGAAAGAACAAGTGTTGATAGAAGCATTGTCTAATAGATATAGTAATGATTTAACTGCCGATATACCTAAATTGAATATGATGTACATGCATGCAATGACCAAAGCTGCGGCACAGTTTCCTGAGGATGCAAACATTCAAATTCTATATGCAGCGTCAGTAATGAACACTGTACCTTGGAATTATTGGGACAAGGATGGAAATCCGTCTCCGAATATTAAGGTAGCAAAAGCAGCTCTTGAAAAAGCTATGTTGCTTGAACCTGAAAATCCTGGCGGACATCATTATTATATTCATATGGTCGAACTTCCTTATCCAGATATTGGCGTGAAGAGTGCTGATAAACTGGCTTCTCTTATGCCTGGCGCCGGACATATTGTACATATGCCATCACATATTTATATAAGAGTTGGGCGCTACAAGGATGCTGTTATTACAAACCAAAAAGCAATTTTAGCTGATGAAGATTATATATCTCAATGTTTTGCCCAAGGGCTCTATCCTCTTGGTTATTATCCTCATAACATTCATTTTTTGTGGTCTTCCGCAAGTTTATTGGGAGCCAGTGATGTTGCAATTGATGCGGCAAAAAAAACAGCAGAAAAAGTGCCTGTTGGTGAATTTATTGAAATGCCCTTTCTTCAAGATTTTGCCGCTACTCCATTGTTGGCATATACTCGATTTGGTAAATGGAATGAAATCTTAACTATTCCTGCGCCTAAGTCAGAAATTAAACACCTTAACCTTATGCGTCATTATGCAAGAGGAATTGCGTTTATTCGAAAAGGTAATATTAAAGAAGCCCAAGAAGAATTGGACGCTATCGTGGTTCTAAAAAATGATCCAGAATTAGAAACCTTAATCGCCACAGCCAATAATGCCTCAATTCATTCTGCTAATATCGCCTATGAAGTCGTAGCAGGAGAATTAGAAGCCTTAAAAGGAAACATTCCCAAAGCTATTGAACATCTTGAAAATGCCGTGGTTTTCGAAGATGATTTAACCTATACCGAACCTGCAGCATGGCATATTCCAACAAGGCAAAACTTAGGCGCAATTTTATTAAAAGCTAAAAAATATGATGATGCAGAAAAAGTATATGAAGAAGACTTAAACATTTTAAGACAAAATGGATGGTCATTAATAGGATTGTATAAAACCCTTAAAGCACAAGGAAAAAATGATGAAGCAGATATTATAAAAAAAGAGTTTGATATTGCTTGGAAAGATTCAGACATAAAAATTGACAATTCTGTTTTGTAA
- a CDS encoding SCO family protein, whose amino-acid sequence MSLTKNNWITIILIIIVSVLVYFYFENNAQSKILPVYNPSDFNPELVDKNLQNKSKNHTISNFNLVNQNGKTITQEDYEDKIHVTDFFFTRCGSICPIMTSNMAQIQKEFLNDDDIMLLSLSVTPEIDSISVLREYANNKGVIDSKWNITTGNKKHIYELARKSYFAVVEQEDGGLQDFIHTPNFILIDKKKQIRGIYDGTNSEAIEQLITDIKTLKSSH is encoded by the coding sequence ATGTCACTAACAAAAAATAACTGGATAACAATTATACTCATCATCATAGTTAGTGTATTAGTTTATTTTTATTTTGAAAATAACGCTCAAAGCAAAATATTACCAGTTTATAATCCTTCTGATTTTAATCCAGAATTAGTCGATAAAAATCTTCAAAACAAAAGTAAAAACCACACCATTTCAAATTTTAATCTCGTAAATCAAAATGGTAAAACCATCACTCAAGAGGATTATGAAGACAAAATTCATGTAACGGATTTCTTTTTTACACGTTGTGGTAGTATTTGTCCAATTATGACGAGTAATATGGCTCAAATACAAAAGGAATTTTTGAATGATGATGATATTATGCTTTTGTCCCTGTCAGTCACACCAGAAATTGATAGTATTTCTGTATTACGAGAATACGCCAATAATAAAGGTGTTATAGATTCTAAATGGAATATTACCACAGGAAACAAAAAGCATATTTATGAACTGGCACGCAAAAGCTATTTTGCGGTTGTAGAACAAGAGGATGGTGGATTACAAGACTTTATTCATACGCCAAACTTTATTCTAATTGATAAAAAGAAACAAATTCGCGGTATCTATGATGGTACAAATAGCGAGGCTATTGAACAATTAATCACAGATATAAAAACTTTAAAATCTAGCCACTAA
- the rmuC gene encoding DNA recombination protein RmuC: MNDTLILLITIIISAGIGAFIGLKFSQLKSKSDKSTLEERNANLQQQFNEFKQFSEAENQKQDQYFNQSLNELKENISKIETEREAIRREKDLLNSELSRRNSEYENLEKANLKRDEELAQQQEQLRKDFELMASKILDEKSEKFTLQNKENIKNILNPLEEKIKTFEKKVEDTQKESISMHSALKEQLLGLKDLNQQMALEATNLTRALKGDSKTQGNWGELVLERVLEKSGLEKDREYFVQQNFQREDGSRVMPDVVLHLPDSKKMIIDAKVSLTAYEQFVNAEEEQRPLFLKAHVNSIKKHVDQLSAKNYQDLYDIESPDFVLMFIPIEPAFAVAINEDNSLYNKAFEQNIVIVTPSTLLATLRTIDSMWNNEKQQQNALEIAKQAGALYDKFEGLVTDLTGVGKKIDAAKSDYSAAMNKLVDGKGNLISRVEKIKKMGAKAKKALPESIIKRANEEN; the protein is encoded by the coding sequence ATGAACGACACACTTATTCTATTAATTACAATCATTATTTCCGCTGGTATTGGTGCCTTTATAGGTCTTAAATTTTCACAATTAAAAAGCAAAAGCGATAAAAGCACATTGGAGGAACGCAACGCTAATTTGCAGCAACAATTCAATGAATTTAAACAATTTTCTGAAGCCGAAAACCAAAAACAAGATCAGTATTTCAATCAATCATTAAATGAATTGAAAGAAAACATCTCTAAAATTGAAACGGAACGTGAAGCCATAAGACGAGAAAAAGACTTATTAAACTCAGAATTATCAAGACGAAATTCCGAATATGAAAATCTTGAAAAAGCAAACCTAAAGCGTGATGAAGAATTAGCCCAACAACAAGAACAACTACGAAAGGATTTTGAATTGATGGCTTCTAAAATATTAGATGAAAAGTCAGAAAAATTCACACTTCAGAATAAAGAGAATATCAAGAATATTTTAAATCCGCTTGAAGAGAAAATTAAAACTTTTGAAAAGAAAGTTGAAGACACCCAAAAGGAAAGCATCAGTATGCACTCGGCTTTGAAAGAACAATTATTAGGCTTAAAAGATCTGAACCAACAAATGGCATTGGAAGCCACAAATTTAACCAGAGCCTTAAAAGGCGATAGTAAAACCCAAGGAAATTGGGGCGAATTGGTATTAGAGCGTGTGCTGGAAAAATCTGGACTGGAAAAAGATAGAGAGTATTTTGTACAACAGAATTTTCAACGTGAAGATGGTTCCCGTGTGATGCCAGATGTGGTGTTGCATCTTCCCGATTCTAAAAAGATGATTATCGATGCGAAGGTTTCTTTAACAGCTTACGAACAATTTGTAAATGCAGAAGAGGAACAACGACCGTTGTTTTTAAAAGCACATGTCAACTCTATCAAAAAACATGTGGATCAATTATCTGCCAAGAATTATCAAGATTTATATGATATTGAATCGCCTGATTTTGTATTAATGTTTATTCCTATTGAACCCGCTTTTGCAGTGGCGATAAACGAAGATAATTCGCTTTACAATAAAGCTTTTGAACAGAACATAGTCATCGTTACACCTTCTACCCTTTTAGCGACATTACGCACTATAGATTCCATGTGGAATAATGAAAAACAACAACAAAATGCATTGGAAATTGCAAAACAAGCTGGCGCTCTTTATGATAAATTTGAAGGTTTAGTTACCGATTTAACTGGTGTCGGCAAAAAGATTGACGCAGCCAAAAGTGATTATTCAGCTGCTATGAACAAATTAGTGGATGGTAAGGGTAATTTGATTTCACGCGTTGAAAAAATTAAAAAAATGGGTGCAAAAGCCAAGAAAGCACTTCCTGAAAGTATTATTAAACGTGCAAATGAAGAGAATTAG
- a CDS encoding transcriptional regulator produces the protein MTSVITGDIIKSRDAISEELWLIPLKSALSKLSNDASFYDIYRGDSFQLESNSIEDSFRTSVYIKAFLKSIKGIDVRMSIGIGTKDYEGNTVSESNGEAYIFSGETFDNLKKEKQNLKIKTSNDTLNEELNLYFRLALIAMDNWTVNSAEIVKLSLEHPDMIQSKLAKIIGINQDAVSKRQKRAYLDEILELDALFRKKIATLL, from the coding sequence ATGACCAGCGTAATAACAGGCGACATTATAAAATCTAGAGATGCAATAAGTGAAGAGCTATGGCTTATTCCATTAAAATCAGCATTATCTAAATTATCCAATGATGCTTCATTTTATGATATTTATAGAGGAGATAGTTTTCAGTTAGAGTCTAATTCCATTGAAGACAGCTTTAGAACATCTGTATATATTAAAGCATTTTTGAAATCCATTAAAGGTATAGATGTTAGAATGTCAATTGGTATTGGCACAAAAGATTATGAAGGCAATACTGTGAGTGAATCTAATGGTGAAGCTTATATATTCTCTGGAGAAACCTTTGATAATCTCAAAAAAGAAAAACAAAATCTGAAAATAAAAACCAGCAACGATACGCTAAATGAAGAATTAAATCTATATTTTAGGTTGGCGTTAATTGCAATGGACAATTGGACGGTTAATTCTGCAGAAATTGTAAAATTAAGCTTAGAACATCCTGATATGATTCAATCTAAATTGGCAAAAATAATCGGCATTAATCAAGATGCCGTAAGCAAAAGGCAAAAACGTGCTTACTTAGATGAAATTTTAGAATTGGATGCACTTTTCAGAAAAAAAATAGCCACATTACTATGA
- a CDS encoding DUF3307 domain-containing protein has product MILIILKLIFAHLIGDFFLQSHKWVKHKEKNKLKSVWLYVHVAIHVALMFLLIWDLSYTPLILGIGLIHLIIDGLKLILQRKKTKRLFFFIDQVLHIISIIGLTFILYGTDFDFTLDLSNQFILLIICVAFLTQPTSIFMKTIFSKWNISKLTKDNESLKDAGKYIGVLERLLVFIFIVVGHWEAVGFLITAKSVFRFGDLTASKERKLTEYILIGTLISFGIAIITSLLYLNLLTYV; this is encoded by the coding sequence ATGATCCTTATAATTTTAAAACTCATTTTTGCGCATCTTATAGGTGATTTCTTTCTGCAATCACACAAATGGGTTAAGCATAAAGAAAAAAACAAACTAAAATCTGTTTGGCTATATGTGCATGTTGCGATTCATGTGGCATTAATGTTTCTGCTGATTTGGGATTTATCGTATACGCCGTTAATTTTAGGAATCGGTTTAATACATCTCATCATTGATGGATTAAAACTTATTTTACAGCGTAAAAAAACAAAACGGTTGTTCTTTTTTATAGACCAGGTATTGCACATTATTTCAATAATAGGATTAACGTTTATTCTTTATGGTACTGATTTCGATTTTACTTTAGATTTAAGTAACCAATTTATCTTATTGATTATTTGTGTCGCATTTTTAACGCAACCAACTTCCATTTTCATGAAAACCATTTTTTCTAAATGGAACATTTCCAAACTTACCAAAGACAACGAATCGCTAAAAGATGCCGGTAAATATATTGGAGTTTTAGAGCGTCTTTTGGTATTTATATTTATTGTTGTAGGTCATTGGGAAGCTGTAGGATTTTTAATAACCGCTAAATCCGTTTTTCGATTTGGTGACTTAACTGCTTCCAAAGAACGGAAACTAACGGAATACATTTTAATAGGTACATTAATCAGTTTTGGCATTGCTATAATCACTAGTTTGCTATATTTAAATCTTTTGACATATGTTTAA
- a CDS encoding acyl-CoA thioesterase: MFKTTEDSRIQISELMKPHHANFGGKIHGGYILSLMDNVAFACASKHSRKYCVTASVNKVNFLNPIEVGELVTMKASVNYVGKSSMVVGIRVESENITTGEKKHCNSSYFIMVAVDEDGNTLTVPGLILTNKLAAKRFIKSIIRKESDTKRSEDLENLYKNVDDHLEQLKNYNVKIDFK; the protein is encoded by the coding sequence ATGTTTAAAACCACTGAAGATTCCAGGATTCAAATTTCAGAATTAATGAAACCACATCATGCTAATTTCGGTGGAAAAATCCATGGTGGTTATATTTTGAGCCTAATGGATAATGTGGCTTTTGCTTGCGCTTCAAAACATTCCCGTAAATATTGTGTCACAGCATCCGTGAATAAGGTCAACTTCTTAAATCCAATTGAGGTCGGTGAATTGGTGACCATGAAAGCTTCGGTTAATTATGTTGGTAAATCGTCTATGGTCGTTGGTATTAGAGTAGAGTCTGAAAATATTACAACAGGAGAAAAGAAACATTGCAACTCGTCTTATTTTATAATGGTCGCGGTGGATGAGGATGGAAATACTTTAACCGTTCCAGGCTTAATTTTAACTAATAAATTGGCTGCCAAGCGTTTTATTAAATCCATAATCAGAAAAGAAAGCGACACCAAGCGAAGTGAGGATTTAGAAAATCTTTATAAAAACGTTGATGACCACTTGGAACAGCTTAAAAATTATAATGTGAAAATTGATTTTAAGTAA
- a CDS encoding T9SS type A sorting domain-containing protein — MKKLLLSLISIFTLGTMFAHSASYQNSAIEFIEHADFIGASESYNSLCFLNLELNDDLFQDESFKISPNPSKNKLNIKLPRTSDNMILEVFDVLGKRIHKSTITQLEASVDVSGWKTGVYLVKVSDENESQTKRFIKQ, encoded by the coding sequence ATGAAAAAATTATTACTCAGTCTTATATCAATATTTACCCTTGGTACTATGTTTGCCCATTCGGCTTCGTATCAAAATAGTGCTATTGAATTTATAGAACATGCAGATTTTATTGGTGCTTCGGAATCCTATAATTCTTTGTGTTTTTTAAATCTTGAATTGAATGATGATTTATTTCAAGATGAAAGTTTCAAGATTTCACCAAACCCTTCGAAGAATAAGTTAAATATCAAATTACCAAGAACATCAGATAATATGATACTTGAAGTATTTGATGTTTTAGGAAAACGAATTCATAAAAGTACTATCACGCAGTTGGAAGCTTCTGTAGATGTCTCGGGTTGGAAAACTGGCGTGTATCTGGTTAAAGTTTCGGACGAAAACGAATCACAGACCAAACGATTTATTAAACAATAA